One window of Branchiostoma lanceolatum isolate klBraLanc5 chromosome 6, klBraLanc5.hap2, whole genome shotgun sequence genomic DNA carries:
- the LOC136436785 gene encoding apoptosis-inducing factor 1, mitochondrial-like isoform X21, protein MFRIAGSVTAARLTAACCRTVTTKQFQVHGASLHVLSSDTSRKTRHGPAHRTPPSWQSVRSMASAGESQSKINYIFFGLAALFGGGGIVYWWSRKYMRETSKDTPKKAAAAVSSASKEAAETVAEKPVPETTKSAPAAPPPAVETPAEAAPDAESKKLLDAVPQSYPDFEVMPEIPGHAKYLLIGGGTASFAAFRAIRASDAKAQVLVVTEEEELPYMRPPLSKELWYSDEPKLVEKMKFKQWNGKERSVYYNPPSFYVEPKELAYQENGGVAVVKGRKVMKLNPQKQVAVLDNGWEIFYDKVLIATGGRPRNIPVFERASQEVKDRVTLFRGIKDFKRLDEVSKNASSIVVVGGGFLGSELTCALGKRSRDSSLKVIQMFPEQGNMGKVLPEYLSQWTTAKVREEGATVKPETFVKRARFSDGKVILKLNTGEEISTDHVVVAVGLEPNTELAKESGLEVDDMHGGFRVNAELEARSDIWVAGDASSFYDIKLGRRRVEHHDHAVVSGRLAGENMTGAKKPYWHQSMFWSDLGPDVGYEAIGIVDSSLPTVAVFAKATEKDTPRAVVEETGESLRSVTETEALSIFGSAMQQAAPATVPDLEVMEATLPTKESSAQPTEPSEVPSATDTEPSASEKTESATDEPAPDVEAAAKLVAEVEAENRVAPTPKEDYGKGVIFYLRDDIIVGVVLWNLFNRMPIARKIVKEGKQHQDLAEVAKLFDLHADED, encoded by the exons ATGTTTCGGATAGCAGGATCGGTCACCGCTGCACGACTTACTGCAGCGTGCTGCAGGACGGTGACCACCAAGCAGTTCCAAGTTCACG GTGCTAGCCTGCATGTCTTATCATCAGACACGTCCAGAAAGACCAGACATGGCCCTGCTCACAGGACACCCCCTTCATGGCAGAGTGTGCGGTCTATGGCATCTGCGGGAGAATCCCAATCCAAGATTAACTATATATTTTTCGGGCTAGCTGCGTTATTTGGTGGTGGAGGTATCGTTTAT TGGTGGTCACGGAAG TACATGCGAGAAACATCCAAAGATACGCCAAAGAAAGCTGCAGCCGCTGTGTCTTCTGCAAGTAAGGAAGCCGCAGAGACAGTTGCTGAGAAACCTGTGCCAGAAACTACAAAATCGG CTCCAGCTGCTCCGCCACCAGCTGTAGAAACACCTGCTGAAGCAGCACCTGATGCTGAAA GCAAGAAACTGTTGGATGCGGTGCCTCAGTCCTACCCTGACTTTGAGGTCATGCCTGAAATCCCGGGCCATGCCAAGTACCTGCTGATTGGAGGGGGGACAGCGTCATTTGCTGCTTTCAGAGCAATCAGGGCAAGTGATGCGAAGGCTCAG GTCCTTGTGGTGACAGAAGAGGAGGAGCTTCCCTACATGAGGCCACCGCTGTCCAAGGAGCTGTGGTACAGCGACGAGCCCAAACTGGTGGAGAAAATGAAATTCAAGCAGTGGAATGGCAAGGAGAGAAG TGTCTACTATAACCCACCATCCTTCTATGTGGAGCCTAAAGAGTTGGCATACCAGGAAAACGGAGGAGTGGCTGTTGTCAAAGGAAGAAAG GTGATGAAGCTGAACCCACAGAAACAGGTGGCTGTGCTGGACAATGGGTGGGAAATCTTCTACGACAAGGTCCTCATCGCCACAGGTGGCAGACCTCGTAACATACCCGTGTTCGAGAGGGCATCACAGGAAGTCAAGGACAGGGTCACTCTCTTCAGAGGA ATCAAGGATTTTAAGAGACTGGATGAGGTGTCCAAGAATGCGAGCTCCATTGTAGTGGTGGGAGGGGGTTTCCTGGGGAGTGAGCTCACCTGTGCCCTGGGGAAGAGGAGTAGGGACTCCAGCCTCAAGGTCATCCAGATGTTCCCAGAGCAAG gGAATATGGGAAAAGTTCTCCCTGAGTACCTGAGCCAGTGGACAACAGCAAAAGTCAGAGAAG aGGGAGCCACTGTGAAACCAGAAACATTTGTGAAGAGAGCCAGGTTTAGTGATGGAAAGGTGATCCTCAAGCTCAACACAGGAGAAGAG ATCTCTACAGACCATGTAGTTGTGGCAGTAGGCCTGGAGCCCAACACAGAACTGGCCAAGGAGTCAGGACTGGAAGTAGACGACATGCACGGAGGCTTCAGAGTCAATGCTGAACTAGAGGCCAGATCTGACATCTGGGTG GCTGGCGACGCCTCCTCTTTCTATGACATCAAGCTGGGTCGGCGGAGGGTGGAACACCACGATCACGCTGTCGTCAGTGGCCGACTGGCTGGGGAAAACATGACGGGCGCCAAGAAACCCTACTGGCATCAGTCCATGTTCTG GTCTGACCTGGGACCGGATGTGGGGTATGAGGCCATCGGTATCGTGGACTCGTCCCTGCCTACTGTGGCAGTCTTCGCCAAGGCAACAGAGAAGGACACGCCCAGGGCAGTAGTGGAGGAGACGGGAGAGAGCCTGAGATCAGTCACAGAGACTGAAGCT cTGTCTATCTTTGGTTCTGCCATGCAACAGGCTGCACCAGCTACTGTACCTGATCTAGAGGTTATG GAAGCCACACTACCGACCAAAGAG TCATCTGCACAGCCAACAGAGCCTTCTGAAGTGCCCTCTGCCACTGACACTGAACCTTCAGCCTCTGAAAAGACTGAG AGTGCGACAGATGAACCAGCCCCAGATGTAGAGGCAGCTGCCAAGCTTGTTGCTGAGGTGGAAGCTGAGAACAGGGTCGCTCCCACACCCAAGGAGGATTACGGGAAGGGTGTGATCTTCTATCTGAGAGACGACATCATCGTTGGTGTTGTGCTGTGGAACCTGTTCAACAGAATGCCCATCGCGAGAAAG ATCGTCAAGGAGGGGAAGCAGCATCAGGACCTGGCAGAGGTTGCCAAACTGTTTGATCTTCATGCTGATGAAGATTGA
- the LOC136436785 gene encoding apoptosis-inducing factor 1, mitochondrial-like isoform X24: MFRIAGSVTAARLTAACCRTVTTKQFQVHGASLHVLSSDTSRKTRHGPAHRTPPSWQSVRSMASAGESQSKINYIFFGLAALFGGGGIVYWWSRKYMRETSKDTPKKAAAAVSSASKEAAETVAEKPVPETTKSAPAAPPPAVETPAEAAPDAESKKLLDAVPQSYPDFEVMPEIPGHAKYLLIGGGTASFAAFRAIRASDAKAQVLVVTEEEELPYMRPPLSKELWYSDEPKLVEKMKFKQWNGKERSVYYNPPSFYVEPKELAYQENGGVAVVKGRKVMKLNPQKQVAVLDNGWEIFYDKVLIATGGRPRNIPVFERASQEVKDRVTLFRGIKDFKRLDEVSKNASSIVVVGGGFLGSELTCALGKRSRDSSLKVIQMFPEQGNMGKVLPEYLSQWTTAKVREEGATVKPETFVKRARFSDGKVILKLNTGEEISTDHVVVAVGLEPNTELAKESGLEVDDMHGGFRVNAELEARSDIWVAGDASSFYDIKLGRRRVEHHDHAVVSGRLAGENMTGAKKPYWHQSMFWSDLGPDVGYEAIGIVDSSLPTVAVFAKATEKDTPRAVVEETGESLRSVTETEAEATLPTKEEAVAAESSETTAAPEVEGVRDTKVFDLANYPFALFPHPESATDEPAPDVEAAAKLVAEVEAENRVAPTPKEDYGKGVIFYLRDDIIVGVVLWNLFNRMPIARKIVKEGKQHQDLAEVAKLFDLHADED; encoded by the exons ATGTTTCGGATAGCAGGATCGGTCACCGCTGCACGACTTACTGCAGCGTGCTGCAGGACGGTGACCACCAAGCAGTTCCAAGTTCACG GTGCTAGCCTGCATGTCTTATCATCAGACACGTCCAGAAAGACCAGACATGGCCCTGCTCACAGGACACCCCCTTCATGGCAGAGTGTGCGGTCTATGGCATCTGCGGGAGAATCCCAATCCAAGATTAACTATATATTTTTCGGGCTAGCTGCGTTATTTGGTGGTGGAGGTATCGTTTAT TGGTGGTCACGGAAG TACATGCGAGAAACATCCAAAGATACGCCAAAGAAAGCTGCAGCCGCTGTGTCTTCTGCAAGTAAGGAAGCCGCAGAGACAGTTGCTGAGAAACCTGTGCCAGAAACTACAAAATCGG CTCCAGCTGCTCCGCCACCAGCTGTAGAAACACCTGCTGAAGCAGCACCTGATGCTGAAA GCAAGAAACTGTTGGATGCGGTGCCTCAGTCCTACCCTGACTTTGAGGTCATGCCTGAAATCCCGGGCCATGCCAAGTACCTGCTGATTGGAGGGGGGACAGCGTCATTTGCTGCTTTCAGAGCAATCAGGGCAAGTGATGCGAAGGCTCAG GTCCTTGTGGTGACAGAAGAGGAGGAGCTTCCCTACATGAGGCCACCGCTGTCCAAGGAGCTGTGGTACAGCGACGAGCCCAAACTGGTGGAGAAAATGAAATTCAAGCAGTGGAATGGCAAGGAGAGAAG TGTCTACTATAACCCACCATCCTTCTATGTGGAGCCTAAAGAGTTGGCATACCAGGAAAACGGAGGAGTGGCTGTTGTCAAAGGAAGAAAG GTGATGAAGCTGAACCCACAGAAACAGGTGGCTGTGCTGGACAATGGGTGGGAAATCTTCTACGACAAGGTCCTCATCGCCACAGGTGGCAGACCTCGTAACATACCCGTGTTCGAGAGGGCATCACAGGAAGTCAAGGACAGGGTCACTCTCTTCAGAGGA ATCAAGGATTTTAAGAGACTGGATGAGGTGTCCAAGAATGCGAGCTCCATTGTAGTGGTGGGAGGGGGTTTCCTGGGGAGTGAGCTCACCTGTGCCCTGGGGAAGAGGAGTAGGGACTCCAGCCTCAAGGTCATCCAGATGTTCCCAGAGCAAG gGAATATGGGAAAAGTTCTCCCTGAGTACCTGAGCCAGTGGACAACAGCAAAAGTCAGAGAAG aGGGAGCCACTGTGAAACCAGAAACATTTGTGAAGAGAGCCAGGTTTAGTGATGGAAAGGTGATCCTCAAGCTCAACACAGGAGAAGAG ATCTCTACAGACCATGTAGTTGTGGCAGTAGGCCTGGAGCCCAACACAGAACTGGCCAAGGAGTCAGGACTGGAAGTAGACGACATGCACGGAGGCTTCAGAGTCAATGCTGAACTAGAGGCCAGATCTGACATCTGGGTG GCTGGCGACGCCTCCTCTTTCTATGACATCAAGCTGGGTCGGCGGAGGGTGGAACACCACGATCACGCTGTCGTCAGTGGCCGACTGGCTGGGGAAAACATGACGGGCGCCAAGAAACCCTACTGGCATCAGTCCATGTTCTG GTCTGACCTGGGACCGGATGTGGGGTATGAGGCCATCGGTATCGTGGACTCGTCCCTGCCTACTGTGGCAGTCTTCGCCAAGGCAACAGAGAAGGACACGCCCAGGGCAGTAGTGGAGGAGACGGGAGAGAGCCTGAGATCAGTCACAGAGACTGAAGCT GAAGCCACACTACCGACCAAAGAG GAGGCTGTGGCAGCCGAGTCTAGTGAAACAACAGCTGCCCCTGAAGTTGAG GGAGTGAGGGACACAAAGGTCTTTGACCTTGCAAACTATCCGTTTGCACTCTTCCCACATCCAGAG AGTGCGACAGATGAACCAGCCCCAGATGTAGAGGCAGCTGCCAAGCTTGTTGCTGAGGTGGAAGCTGAGAACAGGGTCGCTCCCACACCCAAGGAGGATTACGGGAAGGGTGTGATCTTCTATCTGAGAGACGACATCATCGTTGGTGTTGTGCTGTGGAACCTGTTCAACAGAATGCCCATCGCGAGAAAG ATCGTCAAGGAGGGGAAGCAGCATCAGGACCTGGCAGAGGTTGCCAAACTGTTTGATCTTCATGCTGATGAAGATTGA
- the LOC136436785 gene encoding apoptosis-inducing factor 1, mitochondrial-like isoform X20, with translation MFRIAGSVTAARLTAACCRTVTTKQFQVHGASLHVLSSDTSRKTRHGPAHRTPPSWQSVRSMASAGESQSKINYIFFGLAALFGGGGIVYWWSRKYMRETSKDTPKKAAAAVSSASKEAAETVAEKPVPETTKSAPAAPPPAVETPAEAAPDAESKKLLDAVPQSYPDFEVMPEIPGHAKYLLIGGGTASFAAFRAIRASDAKAQVLVVTEEEELPYMRPPLSKELWYSDEPKLVEKMKFKQWNGKERSVYYNPPSFYVEPKELAYQENGGVAVVKGRKVMKLNPQKQVAVLDNGWEIFYDKVLIATGGRPRNIPVFERASQEVKDRVTLFRGIKDFKRLDEVSKNASSIVVVGGGFLGSELTCALGKRSRDSSLKVIQMFPEQGNMGKVLPEYLSQWTTAKVREEGATVKPETFVKRARFSDGKVILKLNTGEEISTDHVVVAVGLEPNTELAKESGLEVDDMHGGFRVNAELEARSDIWVAGDASSFYDIKLGRRRVEHHDHAVVSGRLAGENMTGAKKPYWHQSMFWSDLGPDVGYEAIGIVDSSLPTVAVFAKATEKDTPRAVVEETGESLRSVTETEAEATLPTKESSAQPTEPSEVPSATDTEPSASEKTEGVRDTKVFDLANYPFALFPHPESATDEPAPDVEAAAKLVAEVEAENRVAPTPKEDYGKGVIFYLRDDIIVGVVLWNLFNRMPIARKIVKEGKQHQDLAEVAKLFDLHADED, from the exons ATGTTTCGGATAGCAGGATCGGTCACCGCTGCACGACTTACTGCAGCGTGCTGCAGGACGGTGACCACCAAGCAGTTCCAAGTTCACG GTGCTAGCCTGCATGTCTTATCATCAGACACGTCCAGAAAGACCAGACATGGCCCTGCTCACAGGACACCCCCTTCATGGCAGAGTGTGCGGTCTATGGCATCTGCGGGAGAATCCCAATCCAAGATTAACTATATATTTTTCGGGCTAGCTGCGTTATTTGGTGGTGGAGGTATCGTTTAT TGGTGGTCACGGAAG TACATGCGAGAAACATCCAAAGATACGCCAAAGAAAGCTGCAGCCGCTGTGTCTTCTGCAAGTAAGGAAGCCGCAGAGACAGTTGCTGAGAAACCTGTGCCAGAAACTACAAAATCGG CTCCAGCTGCTCCGCCACCAGCTGTAGAAACACCTGCTGAAGCAGCACCTGATGCTGAAA GCAAGAAACTGTTGGATGCGGTGCCTCAGTCCTACCCTGACTTTGAGGTCATGCCTGAAATCCCGGGCCATGCCAAGTACCTGCTGATTGGAGGGGGGACAGCGTCATTTGCTGCTTTCAGAGCAATCAGGGCAAGTGATGCGAAGGCTCAG GTCCTTGTGGTGACAGAAGAGGAGGAGCTTCCCTACATGAGGCCACCGCTGTCCAAGGAGCTGTGGTACAGCGACGAGCCCAAACTGGTGGAGAAAATGAAATTCAAGCAGTGGAATGGCAAGGAGAGAAG TGTCTACTATAACCCACCATCCTTCTATGTGGAGCCTAAAGAGTTGGCATACCAGGAAAACGGAGGAGTGGCTGTTGTCAAAGGAAGAAAG GTGATGAAGCTGAACCCACAGAAACAGGTGGCTGTGCTGGACAATGGGTGGGAAATCTTCTACGACAAGGTCCTCATCGCCACAGGTGGCAGACCTCGTAACATACCCGTGTTCGAGAGGGCATCACAGGAAGTCAAGGACAGGGTCACTCTCTTCAGAGGA ATCAAGGATTTTAAGAGACTGGATGAGGTGTCCAAGAATGCGAGCTCCATTGTAGTGGTGGGAGGGGGTTTCCTGGGGAGTGAGCTCACCTGTGCCCTGGGGAAGAGGAGTAGGGACTCCAGCCTCAAGGTCATCCAGATGTTCCCAGAGCAAG gGAATATGGGAAAAGTTCTCCCTGAGTACCTGAGCCAGTGGACAACAGCAAAAGTCAGAGAAG aGGGAGCCACTGTGAAACCAGAAACATTTGTGAAGAGAGCCAGGTTTAGTGATGGAAAGGTGATCCTCAAGCTCAACACAGGAGAAGAG ATCTCTACAGACCATGTAGTTGTGGCAGTAGGCCTGGAGCCCAACACAGAACTGGCCAAGGAGTCAGGACTGGAAGTAGACGACATGCACGGAGGCTTCAGAGTCAATGCTGAACTAGAGGCCAGATCTGACATCTGGGTG GCTGGCGACGCCTCCTCTTTCTATGACATCAAGCTGGGTCGGCGGAGGGTGGAACACCACGATCACGCTGTCGTCAGTGGCCGACTGGCTGGGGAAAACATGACGGGCGCCAAGAAACCCTACTGGCATCAGTCCATGTTCTG GTCTGACCTGGGACCGGATGTGGGGTATGAGGCCATCGGTATCGTGGACTCGTCCCTGCCTACTGTGGCAGTCTTCGCCAAGGCAACAGAGAAGGACACGCCCAGGGCAGTAGTGGAGGAGACGGGAGAGAGCCTGAGATCAGTCACAGAGACTGAAGCT GAAGCCACACTACCGACCAAAGAG TCATCTGCACAGCCAACAGAGCCTTCTGAAGTGCCCTCTGCCACTGACACTGAACCTTCAGCCTCTGAAAAGACTGAG GGAGTGAGGGACACAAAGGTCTTTGACCTTGCAAACTATCCGTTTGCACTCTTCCCACATCCAGAG AGTGCGACAGATGAACCAGCCCCAGATGTAGAGGCAGCTGCCAAGCTTGTTGCTGAGGTGGAAGCTGAGAACAGGGTCGCTCCCACACCCAAGGAGGATTACGGGAAGGGTGTGATCTTCTATCTGAGAGACGACATCATCGTTGGTGTTGTGCTGTGGAACCTGTTCAACAGAATGCCCATCGCGAGAAAG ATCGTCAAGGAGGGGAAGCAGCATCAGGACCTGGCAGAGGTTGCCAAACTGTTTGATCTTCATGCTGATGAAGATTGA
- the LOC136436785 gene encoding apoptosis-inducing factor 1, mitochondrial-like isoform X22, protein MFRIAGSVTAARLTAACCRTVTTKQFQVHGASLHVLSSDTSRKTRHGPAHRTPPSWQSVRSMASAGESQSKINYIFFGLAALFGGGGIVYWWSRKYMRETSKDTPKKAAAAVSSASKEAAETVAEKPVPETTKSAPAAPPPAVETPAEAAPDAESKKLLDAVPQSYPDFEVMPEIPGHAKYLLIGGGTASFAAFRAIRASDAKAQVLVVTEEEELPYMRPPLSKELWYSDEPKLVEKMKFKQWNGKERSVYYNPPSFYVEPKELAYQENGGVAVVKGRKVMKLNPQKQVAVLDNGWEIFYDKVLIATGGRPRNIPVFERASQEVKDRVTLFRGIKDFKRLDEVSKNASSIVVVGGGFLGSELTCALGKRSRDSSLKVIQMFPEQGNMGKVLPEYLSQWTTAKVREEGATVKPETFVKRARFSDGKVILKLNTGEEISTDHVVVAVGLEPNTELAKESGLEVDDMHGGFRVNAELEARSDIWVAGDASSFYDIKLGRRRVEHHDHAVVSGRLAGENMTGAKKPYWHQSMFWSDLGPDVGYEAIGIVDSSLPTVAVFAKATEKDTPRAVVEETGESLRSVTETEALSIFGSAMQQAAPATVPDLEVMEATLPTKEGVRDTKVFDLANYPFALFPHPESATDEPAPDVEAAAKLVAEVEAENRVAPTPKEDYGKGVIFYLRDDIIVGVVLWNLFNRMPIARKIVKEGKQHQDLAEVAKLFDLHADED, encoded by the exons ATGTTTCGGATAGCAGGATCGGTCACCGCTGCACGACTTACTGCAGCGTGCTGCAGGACGGTGACCACCAAGCAGTTCCAAGTTCACG GTGCTAGCCTGCATGTCTTATCATCAGACACGTCCAGAAAGACCAGACATGGCCCTGCTCACAGGACACCCCCTTCATGGCAGAGTGTGCGGTCTATGGCATCTGCGGGAGAATCCCAATCCAAGATTAACTATATATTTTTCGGGCTAGCTGCGTTATTTGGTGGTGGAGGTATCGTTTAT TGGTGGTCACGGAAG TACATGCGAGAAACATCCAAAGATACGCCAAAGAAAGCTGCAGCCGCTGTGTCTTCTGCAAGTAAGGAAGCCGCAGAGACAGTTGCTGAGAAACCTGTGCCAGAAACTACAAAATCGG CTCCAGCTGCTCCGCCACCAGCTGTAGAAACACCTGCTGAAGCAGCACCTGATGCTGAAA GCAAGAAACTGTTGGATGCGGTGCCTCAGTCCTACCCTGACTTTGAGGTCATGCCTGAAATCCCGGGCCATGCCAAGTACCTGCTGATTGGAGGGGGGACAGCGTCATTTGCTGCTTTCAGAGCAATCAGGGCAAGTGATGCGAAGGCTCAG GTCCTTGTGGTGACAGAAGAGGAGGAGCTTCCCTACATGAGGCCACCGCTGTCCAAGGAGCTGTGGTACAGCGACGAGCCCAAACTGGTGGAGAAAATGAAATTCAAGCAGTGGAATGGCAAGGAGAGAAG TGTCTACTATAACCCACCATCCTTCTATGTGGAGCCTAAAGAGTTGGCATACCAGGAAAACGGAGGAGTGGCTGTTGTCAAAGGAAGAAAG GTGATGAAGCTGAACCCACAGAAACAGGTGGCTGTGCTGGACAATGGGTGGGAAATCTTCTACGACAAGGTCCTCATCGCCACAGGTGGCAGACCTCGTAACATACCCGTGTTCGAGAGGGCATCACAGGAAGTCAAGGACAGGGTCACTCTCTTCAGAGGA ATCAAGGATTTTAAGAGACTGGATGAGGTGTCCAAGAATGCGAGCTCCATTGTAGTGGTGGGAGGGGGTTTCCTGGGGAGTGAGCTCACCTGTGCCCTGGGGAAGAGGAGTAGGGACTCCAGCCTCAAGGTCATCCAGATGTTCCCAGAGCAAG gGAATATGGGAAAAGTTCTCCCTGAGTACCTGAGCCAGTGGACAACAGCAAAAGTCAGAGAAG aGGGAGCCACTGTGAAACCAGAAACATTTGTGAAGAGAGCCAGGTTTAGTGATGGAAAGGTGATCCTCAAGCTCAACACAGGAGAAGAG ATCTCTACAGACCATGTAGTTGTGGCAGTAGGCCTGGAGCCCAACACAGAACTGGCCAAGGAGTCAGGACTGGAAGTAGACGACATGCACGGAGGCTTCAGAGTCAATGCTGAACTAGAGGCCAGATCTGACATCTGGGTG GCTGGCGACGCCTCCTCTTTCTATGACATCAAGCTGGGTCGGCGGAGGGTGGAACACCACGATCACGCTGTCGTCAGTGGCCGACTGGCTGGGGAAAACATGACGGGCGCCAAGAAACCCTACTGGCATCAGTCCATGTTCTG GTCTGACCTGGGACCGGATGTGGGGTATGAGGCCATCGGTATCGTGGACTCGTCCCTGCCTACTGTGGCAGTCTTCGCCAAGGCAACAGAGAAGGACACGCCCAGGGCAGTAGTGGAGGAGACGGGAGAGAGCCTGAGATCAGTCACAGAGACTGAAGCT cTGTCTATCTTTGGTTCTGCCATGCAACAGGCTGCACCAGCTACTGTACCTGATCTAGAGGTTATG GAAGCCACACTACCGACCAAAGAG GGAGTGAGGGACACAAAGGTCTTTGACCTTGCAAACTATCCGTTTGCACTCTTCCCACATCCAGAG AGTGCGACAGATGAACCAGCCCCAGATGTAGAGGCAGCTGCCAAGCTTGTTGCTGAGGTGGAAGCTGAGAACAGGGTCGCTCCCACACCCAAGGAGGATTACGGGAAGGGTGTGATCTTCTATCTGAGAGACGACATCATCGTTGGTGTTGTGCTGTGGAACCTGTTCAACAGAATGCCCATCGCGAGAAAG ATCGTCAAGGAGGGGAAGCAGCATCAGGACCTGGCAGAGGTTGCCAAACTGTTTGATCTTCATGCTGATGAAGATTGA
- the LOC136436785 gene encoding apoptosis-inducing factor 1, mitochondrial-like isoform X31 has protein sequence MFRIAGSVTAARLTAACCRTVTTKQFQVHGASLHVLSSDTSRKTRHGPAHRTPPSWQSVRSMASAGESQSKINYIFFGLAALFGGGGIVYWWSRKYMRETSKDTPKKAAAAVSSASKEAAETVAEKPVPETTKSAPAAPPPAVETPAEAAPDAESKKLLDAVPQSYPDFEVMPEIPGHAKYLLIGGGTASFAAFRAIRASDAKAQVLVVTEEEELPYMRPPLSKELWYSDEPKLVEKMKFKQWNGKERSVYYNPPSFYVEPKELAYQENGGVAVVKGRKVMKLNPQKQVAVLDNGWEIFYDKVLIATGGRPRNIPVFERASQEVKDRVTLFRGIKDFKRLDEVSKNASSIVVVGGGFLGSELTCALGKRSRDSSLKVIQMFPEQGNMGKVLPEYLSQWTTAKVREEGATVKPETFVKRARFSDGKVILKLNTGEEISTDHVVVAVGLEPNTELAKESGLEVDDMHGGFRVNAELEARSDIWVAGDASSFYDIKLGRRRVEHHDHAVVSGRLAGENMTGAKKPYWHQSMFWSDLGPDVGYEAIGIVDSSLPTVAVFAKATEKDTPRAVVEETGESLRSVTETEAEATLPTKEEAVAAESSETTAAPEVESATDEPAPDVEAAAKLVAEVEAENRVAPTPKEDYGKGVIFYLRDDIIVGVVLWNLFNRMPIARKIVKEGKQHQDLAEVAKLFDLHADED, from the exons ATGTTTCGGATAGCAGGATCGGTCACCGCTGCACGACTTACTGCAGCGTGCTGCAGGACGGTGACCACCAAGCAGTTCCAAGTTCACG GTGCTAGCCTGCATGTCTTATCATCAGACACGTCCAGAAAGACCAGACATGGCCCTGCTCACAGGACACCCCCTTCATGGCAGAGTGTGCGGTCTATGGCATCTGCGGGAGAATCCCAATCCAAGATTAACTATATATTTTTCGGGCTAGCTGCGTTATTTGGTGGTGGAGGTATCGTTTAT TGGTGGTCACGGAAG TACATGCGAGAAACATCCAAAGATACGCCAAAGAAAGCTGCAGCCGCTGTGTCTTCTGCAAGTAAGGAAGCCGCAGAGACAGTTGCTGAGAAACCTGTGCCAGAAACTACAAAATCGG CTCCAGCTGCTCCGCCACCAGCTGTAGAAACACCTGCTGAAGCAGCACCTGATGCTGAAA GCAAGAAACTGTTGGATGCGGTGCCTCAGTCCTACCCTGACTTTGAGGTCATGCCTGAAATCCCGGGCCATGCCAAGTACCTGCTGATTGGAGGGGGGACAGCGTCATTTGCTGCTTTCAGAGCAATCAGGGCAAGTGATGCGAAGGCTCAG GTCCTTGTGGTGACAGAAGAGGAGGAGCTTCCCTACATGAGGCCACCGCTGTCCAAGGAGCTGTGGTACAGCGACGAGCCCAAACTGGTGGAGAAAATGAAATTCAAGCAGTGGAATGGCAAGGAGAGAAG TGTCTACTATAACCCACCATCCTTCTATGTGGAGCCTAAAGAGTTGGCATACCAGGAAAACGGAGGAGTGGCTGTTGTCAAAGGAAGAAAG GTGATGAAGCTGAACCCACAGAAACAGGTGGCTGTGCTGGACAATGGGTGGGAAATCTTCTACGACAAGGTCCTCATCGCCACAGGTGGCAGACCTCGTAACATACCCGTGTTCGAGAGGGCATCACAGGAAGTCAAGGACAGGGTCACTCTCTTCAGAGGA ATCAAGGATTTTAAGAGACTGGATGAGGTGTCCAAGAATGCGAGCTCCATTGTAGTGGTGGGAGGGGGTTTCCTGGGGAGTGAGCTCACCTGTGCCCTGGGGAAGAGGAGTAGGGACTCCAGCCTCAAGGTCATCCAGATGTTCCCAGAGCAAG gGAATATGGGAAAAGTTCTCCCTGAGTACCTGAGCCAGTGGACAACAGCAAAAGTCAGAGAAG aGGGAGCCACTGTGAAACCAGAAACATTTGTGAAGAGAGCCAGGTTTAGTGATGGAAAGGTGATCCTCAAGCTCAACACAGGAGAAGAG ATCTCTACAGACCATGTAGTTGTGGCAGTAGGCCTGGAGCCCAACACAGAACTGGCCAAGGAGTCAGGACTGGAAGTAGACGACATGCACGGAGGCTTCAGAGTCAATGCTGAACTAGAGGCCAGATCTGACATCTGGGTG GCTGGCGACGCCTCCTCTTTCTATGACATCAAGCTGGGTCGGCGGAGGGTGGAACACCACGATCACGCTGTCGTCAGTGGCCGACTGGCTGGGGAAAACATGACGGGCGCCAAGAAACCCTACTGGCATCAGTCCATGTTCTG GTCTGACCTGGGACCGGATGTGGGGTATGAGGCCATCGGTATCGTGGACTCGTCCCTGCCTACTGTGGCAGTCTTCGCCAAGGCAACAGAGAAGGACACGCCCAGGGCAGTAGTGGAGGAGACGGGAGAGAGCCTGAGATCAGTCACAGAGACTGAAGCT GAAGCCACACTACCGACCAAAGAG GAGGCTGTGGCAGCCGAGTCTAGTGAAACAACAGCTGCCCCTGAAGTTGAG AGTGCGACAGATGAACCAGCCCCAGATGTAGAGGCAGCTGCCAAGCTTGTTGCTGAGGTGGAAGCTGAGAACAGGGTCGCTCCCACACCCAAGGAGGATTACGGGAAGGGTGTGATCTTCTATCTGAGAGACGACATCATCGTTGGTGTTGTGCTGTGGAACCTGTTCAACAGAATGCCCATCGCGAGAAAG ATCGTCAAGGAGGGGAAGCAGCATCAGGACCTGGCAGAGGTTGCCAAACTGTTTGATCTTCATGCTGATGAAGATTGA